In a genomic window of Gloeocapsopsis dulcis:
- a CDS encoding DEAD/DEAH box helicase: protein MSDAISQTTLDIFQFRNEVIEDYRDYIESFLRIRDPKVKEFVDQELERGQLWSDPLIQLNPTYKKGATVTQLVQQGVLHPECDRYFSKDGKPFQFHYHQQQAFLTAQREEPYVLTTGTGSGKSMTYVVPIFDDLLRHPEIKGVRAILVYPMNALINSQKEELDKFLRQVPNTHIRVEQYTGQESLAKKTEIQENPPQILLTNYVMLELMLSRTHEDKLVASPDLKFLVLDELHTYRGRQGADVALLIRKLRQRCGKSLLCIGTSATMSTEGSREHRREVVAGVASKLFGIEIKPNNVIDETLERSIGRAAPTTDELRDTILAGLPPESEQTLDAFKAHPLSHWIEINFGLTEQEGHLVRRTPITLESGATTLAQQTQLSSETCLAVFKQMFLWGSKTKGLAFRLHQFISQGGSVYATIESRDKRILTLEGQYTTTKNRLLYPLVFCRECGQDYYVVRYDADNQSVVPQLPTALDISPDNAEISEGYLTLDDPGLWDSSDEERLPDSWFTETKKKGRVAKKDYAKLIPQQLQVLPNGKATTSLLQGTSCWFVSKPFSVCLNCGVVHDGRKNEFTKLSRLSSEGRSTATTLLSLSTTSRLKKVFTGEKAQAAKILSFTDNRQDASLQAGHFNDFVQTSFLRAALLGALQAKGQLTYSELASEVVNKMGISQTDYARQPAEFGRGKQRNEEAFRKLIEYRLYEDLRRGWRIVQPNLEQCGLLAIEYDGLLEQCANNALWQKHRHPVLLQATSQERFIASLAFLNQLRRELAIDAKLMQPEQQDQLKSDVFQAIKEPWVFDENEQFYKAAWATTASGTNEKAKVKLTPRSKIGRFLRSPKAWSLRSQPLTDEEYTSLIASLINALCDAGYLVREKSEVQLRIDSLLWSAKLLNETLPDPLTSRRLQGNEDTRVPVNSFFQKFYQTNAFNIQTMEGREHTGQVRNKDRQEREEKFRNGELAALFCSPTMELGIDISDLSVVHLRNVPPSPANYAQRSGRAGRSGQEALVITYAAIGSGHDQYFFKRQNQMVAGVVTPPKLELANQDLVQAHVYSIWLARTGLYLGDSMNQILDLELENYPLKDNVRQQLTLSSYSLAECLQATQSILSDTFCQQDLQKASWYSVNWLQHTLENALNAFDRKCDRWRKLYDDAVNQLDEANRVIRRFSIGSITQEERDNANNQQKEAERQLDLLVGHTQGKSNSEFEFYPYRYFAAEGFLPGFNFPRLPVRAYIPTGQGGEFISRPRSVALREFAPSNIVYYEGSKFMVAKTKVPVGGIESEYKRVSVCFNCGYFHTDDTRNTCENCGANIADRGKDRAKLTRLLPMETAIAKRRERITCDEEERLKYGYNITTHFRYTSQKRQSALVQTVEGTPLLRLTYGATASIWRINRGLRKNVDERGFKLDAKTGIWGDLRNEQATDSLHTEVNLIVEDTCNILVVEPLSVPDEAREAFIATLQYILATAIQAVYKLEANELDSERLGEGKYLLFWEAAEGGAGVLSQLLEKPEAFQKIADTALDICHFKQPKESCVQACYECLLSYQNQFDHALINRHLLEPLLEQLLASKVIRHVEGMSREDQYHQLVQQTDPNSEFERVVLGEIYQRGYKLPDAAQELILETNCKPDFLYKSNGIAIFCDGSVHDHPDKRLSDQIKRDDLKYNTNYTVLTFRYDEDWKAKLAVLSSLI, encoded by the coding sequence ATGTCTGATGCTATTAGCCAAACTACCCTAGACATTTTCCAATTCCGCAACGAAGTTATTGAAGACTACAGGGACTACATTGAAAGTTTCCTAAGAATCCGTGATCCTAAAGTTAAAGAGTTTGTTGACCAAGAATTAGAACGGGGACAGCTTTGGAGCGATCCCTTAATACAACTAAATCCTACCTACAAAAAAGGTGCAACTGTTACTCAATTAGTGCAACAAGGAGTCCTCCATCCTGAGTGCGATCGCTACTTTTCAAAAGACGGCAAACCCTTTCAGTTTCACTATCACCAGCAGCAAGCATTTCTCACAGCGCAACGTGAGGAACCCTACGTCCTAACTACAGGCACAGGTTCTGGTAAAAGCATGACTTATGTTGTGCCTATTTTTGACGATCTCCTCCGTCATCCCGAAATTAAAGGAGTAAGGGCAATTCTGGTTTATCCCATGAATGCCTTAATTAACTCCCAAAAAGAAGAACTCGATAAGTTTCTGCGTCAGGTTCCCAACACTCATATTCGCGTTGAGCAATACACTGGGCAAGAAAGTTTAGCGAAAAAAACCGAAATTCAAGAAAATCCACCGCAAATTTTGCTCACCAACTACGTGATGCTAGAGCTAATGCTCTCCCGTACCCACGAAGATAAACTGGTTGCTTCCCCCGACCTCAAATTTCTGGTACTGGATGAATTGCATACTTACCGAGGAAGGCAGGGTGCAGATGTTGCGCTTTTAATCCGCAAACTGCGGCAACGCTGTGGTAAAAGTCTCCTGTGCATTGGCACGAGTGCCACTATGTCTACAGAAGGCTCCCGCGAACATCGCCGTGAGGTAGTAGCAGGGGTTGCTAGCAAATTATTTGGTATAGAAATTAAGCCAAATAACGTCATTGATGAAACTCTAGAGCGTTCTATTGGGCGTGCTGCGCCCACCACAGATGAACTAAGAGATACCATTTTGGCAGGTTTACCACCAGAGTCAGAACAAACCTTGGATGCATTCAAAGCACATCCCCTCAGCCACTGGATCGAGATAAATTTCGGTTTAACAGAACAAGAAGGACATCTAGTACGCCGCACACCCATCACCTTAGAGTCAGGAGCAACAACCCTTGCTCAACAAACCCAACTATCATCTGAAACCTGTTTAGCAGTCTTTAAACAGATGTTTCTCTGGGGAAGTAAAACTAAGGGACTTGCTTTTCGCCTGCATCAGTTTATTTCCCAGGGGGGTAGTGTTTATGCCACGATTGAAAGCCGAGACAAACGGATTCTCACTCTCGAAGGTCAATATACTACTACAAAAAACCGCCTACTTTATCCCCTCGTCTTTTGCCGAGAATGCGGACAGGACTATTATGTTGTGCGCTACGATGCTGACAATCAAAGTGTTGTACCACAGTTGCCTACCGCTTTAGATATCAGTCCTGACAATGCAGAGATCAGCGAAGGCTACCTGACTCTAGACGATCCAGGACTCTGGGACTCTAGCGATGAAGAGAGGCTTCCTGACTCTTGGTTTACAGAAACCAAAAAGAAAGGGCGCGTTGCCAAGAAAGACTATGCCAAGTTAATTCCGCAACAACTGCAAGTGCTACCTAACGGTAAAGCTACAACGTCCCTACTACAAGGAACTAGCTGTTGGTTTGTTAGCAAACCATTTTCCGTTTGTCTCAACTGTGGTGTAGTGCATGACGGGCGCAAAAACGAATTTACTAAACTGTCTCGTCTTAGCAGCGAAGGACGCAGTACTGCAACTACCCTGCTTTCTCTTTCTACTACCAGCCGACTGAAAAAAGTCTTCACAGGTGAAAAAGCCCAAGCTGCCAAAATCCTCAGCTTTACCGATAACCGTCAAGATGCCTCATTGCAGGCAGGACATTTCAATGACTTCGTGCAAACCAGTTTCTTACGGGCAGCACTTTTGGGCGCACTTCAGGCGAAGGGTCAACTAACCTACAGTGAGCTAGCCAGCGAAGTTGTTAACAAAATGGGTATATCTCAAACTGACTATGCCAGGCAACCAGCCGAGTTTGGTAGAGGTAAACAACGCAACGAAGAAGCCTTCCGCAAGCTGATCGAATATCGCCTTTACGAAGACTTGCGCCGAGGATGGCGTATTGTCCAACCTAATTTGGAACAGTGCGGACTATTGGCAATTGAATATGATGGTCTGCTAGAACAATGTGCTAATAACGCTCTTTGGCAAAAACACCGCCATCCCGTCCTGCTGCAAGCTACTTCCCAAGAACGTTTTATTGCTTCTCTCGCCTTCCTTAACCAGTTACGGCGGGAATTGGCTATTGATGCCAAACTTATGCAGCCAGAACAGCAAGACCAATTGAAAAGCGATGTTTTCCAAGCGATTAAAGAACCTTGGGTTTTTGATGAGAACGAACAGTTCTACAAAGCAGCCTGGGCAACCACAGCTAGCGGCACTAACGAAAAAGCCAAAGTTAAGCTCACACCTAGAAGCAAAATTGGTCGATTTTTGCGATCGCCTAAAGCTTGGTCACTGCGGAGTCAACCTTTAACAGATGAAGAGTACACTAGCTTGATCGCCTCCTTGATTAACGCCCTGTGTGATGCTGGATATTTAGTACGAGAGAAATCTGAAGTACAGCTACGCATTGATTCTTTATTGTGGTCAGCTAAACTCCTGAACGAAACTCTACCTGACCCTTTAACATCTCGGCGCTTACAAGGCAACGAAGATACTAGAGTACCTGTTAACAGCTTCTTTCAAAAGTTTTACCAAACCAATGCTTTCAATATTCAAACAATGGAAGGGCGAGAGCATACTGGACAGGTGAGAAATAAGGATCGCCAAGAGCGGGAAGAGAAATTCCGCAATGGTGAATTAGCAGCTTTGTTCTGCTCCCCTACAATGGAGCTGGGAATTGATATTTCTGATCTGAGCGTCGTGCATCTGCGGAACGTGCCCCCTAGTCCTGCTAATTATGCCCAGCGTAGCGGCAGAGCAGGCAGAAGCGGACAAGAAGCCCTAGTAATTACTTATGCTGCTATTGGTAGCGGACATGACCAATACTTCTTCAAACGCCAAAATCAGATGGTTGCTGGGGTTGTTACCCCTCCTAAGCTAGAACTAGCTAACCAGGATTTGGTTCAAGCCCACGTATATTCGATTTGGCTGGCACGTACTGGCTTATATCTGGGAGATTCAATGAATCAAATTCTGGATTTAGAACTAGAAAATTATCCACTCAAAGATAATGTACGGCAGCAACTGACTTTAAGTTCATACAGCCTAGCAGAATGTTTGCAAGCTACTCAATCGATCTTATCTGACACCTTCTGCCAGCAAGACCTGCAAAAAGCTTCTTGGTATTCTGTCAACTGGTTACAGCACACCTTAGAAAACGCCCTGAATGCCTTTGACCGAAAATGCGATCGCTGGCGCAAGCTATACGATGATGCAGTTAATCAATTAGATGAAGCTAACCGAGTTATTCGCCGTTTTTCTATAGGCAGTATTACTCAAGAAGAGCGAGATAACGCTAACAATCAGCAAAAAGAAGCAGAACGGCAACTTGATTTGTTGGTGGGACACACCCAAGGGAAGAGCAATAGTGAATTTGAATTTTACCCCTACCGTTACTTCGCTGCTGAGGGATTTCTACCAGGGTTTAACTTTCCTCGCTTGCCAGTCAGAGCATATATTCCAACGGGTCAAGGCGGTGAATTTATTTCCCGCCCCCGCAGCGTCGCTTTGCGCGAATTTGCGCCAAGTAATATTGTTTACTACGAAGGTAGTAAATTTATGGTGGCAAAGACAAAAGTACCTGTAGGGGGCATTGAAAGCGAGTACAAACGGGTGAGTGTTTGCTTTAACTGTGGTTATTTCCACACAGATGATACCCGTAATACCTGCGAAAACTGCGGTGCAAACATTGCTGATCGTGGTAAAGATAGGGCTAAACTGACTCGCCTACTGCCAATGGAAACAGCGATCGCCAAAAGACGAGAACGCATTACCTGTGACGAAGAAGAACGGCTTAAGTACGGCTATAACATCACAACACACTTTCGCTACACCTCCCAAAAACGACAATCAGCGCTTGTCCAAACTGTCGAAGGCACGCCATTATTACGCTTAACTTATGGAGCAACAGCCAGTATCTGGCGCATTAATCGCGGGTTAAGGAAGAATGTTGATGAGCGAGGATTCAAACTTGATGCTAAAACCGGAATCTGGGGCGATCTTAGAAACGAACAAGCTACCGATAGCTTACACACCGAAGTTAACTTAATTGTGGAAGATACTTGCAACATTCTGGTTGTTGAGCCGTTGAGCGTTCCAGATGAGGCTAGAGAGGCTTTTATTGCTACACTGCAATACATTTTAGCAACAGCTATTCAAGCGGTGTACAAATTAGAAGCCAATGAACTTGACTCCGAACGGCTAGGGGAAGGTAAGTATCTACTTTTTTGGGAAGCAGCAGAAGGGGGAGCAGGGGTTCTTTCGCAACTGCTGGAGAAGCCAGAGGCATTTCAGAAAATAGCCGATACAGCTTTAGATATATGCCATTTCAAACAACCAAAAGAAAGCTGCGTCCAGGCTTGTTATGAGTGCTTGCTCTCTTACCAAAATCAGTTCGACCATGCATTAATTAATCGCCATCTGCTCGAACCCTTGCTTGAGCAACTGTTAGCAAGTAAGGTTATTCGCCATGTTGAGGGAATGTCACGCGAAGATCAGTATCATCAGCTCGTGCAACAAACAGATCCTAATTCTGAGTTTGAACGAGTGGTTCTAGGGGAGATTTATCAACGAGGATATAAACTACCAGATGCTGCACAAGAATTGATTCTTGAAACTAACTGTAAGCCGGACTTCCTTTATAAATCAAATGGTATTGCCATTTTTTGCGATGGTTCAGTTCATGACCATCCTGACAAACGCTTATCAGATCAAATTAAGCGAGACGATCTTAAATACAACACCAATTATACTGTCTTAACCTTCCGCTACGATGAAGACTGGAAGGCTAAGTTAGCAGTTTTATCTTCTCTAATTTAG
- a CDS encoding ABC transporter ATP-binding protein translates to MESVKHIELVTSPVPVQASEEYSGHSLALEDIVHHFDDMVALQDIHLNIQPGEFVSLLGPSGCGKTTLLRIISGFLKPSSGRILIDGQSVEALSPKQRGVGIVFQNYALFPHMNVWDNVAYGLRANRFPRGRVANKVGEMLELVQLGHLAKRYPSELSGGQQQRVAIARALAVEPKLMLLDEPFSALDKNLRLDMQIEIRRLLKEQGITAILVTHDQEEAMSMSDRIAVMSQGTIHQFDTPTQIYDKPATLFVSTFVGTCNLLPGKLVERDTSDCLVEVPGGGQLRVANYATLQSHNDVLVAVRPENLRIQTQPGKHCLPTIVEMCLPLGAVMAYEVQIAPNTKVKVTQPRLPGTRPLQQGQQIYLELVSPQACALFPAVS, encoded by the coding sequence ATGGAATCGGTGAAGCATATTGAGTTAGTTACCAGCCCTGTTCCAGTTCAAGCCAGCGAAGAGTACTCTGGTCATAGTTTGGCACTTGAGGATATCGTGCATCATTTTGATGACATGGTAGCGCTGCAAGATATTCATTTAAATATTCAGCCAGGTGAATTTGTCTCACTCCTTGGTCCAAGTGGTTGTGGTAAAACAACGCTACTGCGAATTATTTCTGGCTTTCTCAAACCAAGCTCTGGCAGAATTCTGATTGATGGTCAATCAGTTGAGGCACTTTCTCCTAAGCAACGGGGTGTAGGAATTGTATTTCAAAACTATGCCCTCTTTCCACATATGAACGTTTGGGACAACGTGGCATATGGGTTGCGTGCCAACCGATTTCCGCGTGGTAGAGTTGCCAACAAAGTGGGAGAAATGCTTGAACTTGTGCAACTCGGTCATTTAGCCAAGCGTTATCCGAGTGAATTATCCGGCGGACAACAGCAGCGAGTTGCGATCGCCCGTGCTTTAGCAGTAGAACCAAAACTCATGCTCTTAGACGAGCCTTTTAGTGCGTTAGATAAAAATCTGCGACTTGATATGCAGATTGAGATTCGCCGCTTGTTAAAAGAGCAAGGTATTACAGCGATCCTGGTCACTCACGACCAAGAAGAAGCAATGAGTATGTCAGATCGCATTGCGGTGATGTCACAGGGGACAATTCATCAATTTGATACTCCCACTCAAATCTACGACAAACCTGCCACACTTTTTGTGAGCACATTCGTTGGTACGTGTAACCTCTTACCTGGCAAGCTTGTCGAACGCGATACCTCAGACTGTCTTGTGGAAGTACCTGGAGGAGGACAGTTGCGAGTTGCAAATTATGCCACACTCCAATCGCATAACGATGTCTTAGTAGCAGTCCGACCTGAAAATTTGCGAATTCAAACGCAACCTGGGAAGCATTGTTTACCGACTATCGTAGAAATGTGTTTACCATTGGGTGCTGTGATGGCATACGAAGTGCAAATCGCACCTAATACGAAAGTTAAGGTCACACAACCACGCCTTCCTGGAACTCGTCCTCTACAACAAGGACAGCAAATTTATCTGGAACTTGTATCGCCGCAAGCTTGCGCGTTGTTTCCAGCAGTTAGTTGA
- a CDS encoding extracellular solute-binding protein, whose amino-acid sequence MKRRTFLGASFMAGIAMTGLGSCNQSFQAVEELLPNLASVAANPGALSALFQQGEVDIAPHNLSSIAVLQDKGVDVEWVIPREGSDAFGASMHVVKNPTSSVELATAYIDTALSTEVQTAMAQAPYYIAPVNRNAPLQGVLAEKIATNFDEYEKFIYQDWETISQQRSQWIERFNREVTV is encoded by the coding sequence ATGAAGCGCCGTACATTTCTGGGCGCAAGTTTTATGGCAGGTATAGCGATGACAGGGTTAGGTTCCTGTAATCAATCCTTTCAAGCCGTGGAAGAGTTGTTACCTAACTTAGCATCTGTTGCTGCGAATCCAGGTGCTTTATCAGCGCTGTTCCAGCAAGGGGAAGTTGACATTGCTCCGCATAATCTCAGCAGTATTGCTGTATTGCAAGATAAAGGCGTTGATGTGGAATGGGTGATTCCTCGCGAAGGTAGTGATGCCTTTGGTGCGTCAATGCATGTCGTTAAAAATCCGACATCTAGCGTGGAATTAGCAACAGCTTACATTGATACTGCTTTGAGTACAGAAGTACAAACTGCAATGGCACAAGCGCCGTACTACATTGCTCCAGTCAACAGAAATGCGCCACTTCAAGGTGTTCTTGCTGAAAAAATTGCCACTAATTTTGACGAGTACGAAAAGTTCATATATCAAGATTGGGAAACGATCTCGCAACAGCGATCGCAATGGATTGAGCGCTTTAACCGAGAAGTAACGGTATAA
- a CDS encoding ABC transporter substrate-binding protein, with product MLNRRMLSMSRRAMLGTSLFAGASVLLKACANSATTSNTPTTGGKLIATTLPGSWEQFNRTVLVPQFTADTNAEAALVPLVSADQVAKLQASPNSPPFDVLSLDSGVFEGVPKEKLFQKLPIAQLQNYSELAPQFQTQDAWGALIGVQAVGIAYNPQAIKTPPSSWKDLWSSQYKGRVALMAMRNNHTIGFMQKIAKIHGGSSENLEPAFDALEELTPNLTGVVANAGALITLFQQGEVDLAPHDLNSVKLLQSKGVDIDWVMPQEGGFALTPIMTIVQNPTASVELATAYVDAAISADVQRQMTETNYVLPTNRNVPIPEAIAQKLGNNLAEILSKLEFLDWATINKHRTAWIEQFDQTVQA from the coding sequence ATGTTAAACCGCCGAATGCTCTCTATGAGTCGTCGAGCCATGTTAGGAACAAGTTTATTTGCAGGTGCAAGTGTACTTCTTAAAGCGTGTGCTAACAGTGCAACAACATCCAACACGCCTACTACTGGTGGAAAATTAATTGCTACGACCTTACCAGGTTCATGGGAGCAATTTAATCGTACGGTTCTTGTGCCACAATTTACTGCGGATACCAATGCTGAAGCTGCTTTAGTTCCGTTAGTTTCAGCAGATCAAGTTGCTAAGTTACAAGCGTCTCCTAATAGTCCACCGTTTGATGTCCTGTCACTAGACTCTGGCGTGTTTGAAGGTGTTCCTAAAGAGAAACTCTTTCAGAAACTACCGATCGCACAACTGCAAAACTACAGCGAGTTGGCTCCACAATTTCAAACTCAAGATGCTTGGGGTGCATTAATTGGCGTACAAGCTGTTGGCATTGCATACAATCCTCAAGCAATCAAAACGCCGCCATCCTCTTGGAAAGATTTATGGAGTTCGCAGTACAAAGGTCGTGTGGCATTAATGGCAATGCGAAACAATCATACGATTGGCTTCATGCAGAAAATTGCCAAGATCCACGGTGGTAGTAGTGAGAATCTGGAACCCGCATTTGATGCGTTAGAAGAACTAACACCAAATCTGACAGGTGTTGTAGCAAATGCAGGTGCATTAATTACTCTATTTCAGCAAGGCGAAGTAGATCTCGCACCACATGACTTAAATAGTGTCAAATTGCTGCAATCAAAGGGAGTTGATATTGATTGGGTAATGCCGCAAGAAGGAGGATTTGCACTTACGCCAATTATGACTATTGTGCAAAATCCGACAGCAAGTGTAGAACTGGCAACTGCTTATGTTGATGCTGCGATCAGTGCCGATGTCCAAAGACAGATGACTGAGACGAATTATGTTTTGCCGACTAATCGTAATGTCCCGATTCCAGAAGCGATCGCTCAGAAACTAGGTAACAACCTCGCAGAAATTTTGAGCAAGTTAGAGTTTTTAGATTGGGCAACGATTAACAAACACCGCACAGCGTGGATCGAGCAATTTGATCAAACTGTCCAAGCTTAA
- a CDS encoding extracellular solute-binding protein yields the protein MSHVLTTKMTRRAVLGAGLFIGSSLLLKGCQKAFNSVSNADEIIVTTYGGSWEEGHRNKLASSFAKTHNANVRVISEPGLEAVAKVLAARQQPPYDVILIPEGPMFMANAEGVLQEFPQDASQNHAKILPQYHNQVLAPMVGSQVLGIAYNPERIKNPPRSLLDLWSSEYRDRVGVPSLESGLGTTFFVELARLEGGSENDVEGAFAKLAQLRPNLAAVAPNPGSLATLLQQGEIDIAPHWFDYISGIRGKGAVVEWVAPTEELASSSSSLQIVRNSQATELAAAYVDTALSLEVQSAMAQPPYNFVPTHQDAPIPEELAQKLGKSPSDRLDEVVFIPDWQVINPNRSAWIERFDREVKI from the coding sequence ATGTCTCACGTACTAACCACTAAAATGACCCGCCGCGCCGTGCTTGGTGCTGGACTTTTTATTGGTTCTAGTTTGTTGTTAAAAGGATGTCAAAAGGCATTTAATTCGGTATCAAATGCAGACGAAATCATCGTGACTACCTACGGTGGTTCCTGGGAAGAAGGGCATCGCAATAAACTAGCAAGTTCATTTGCAAAAACTCATAACGCCAACGTGCGTGTTATTTCTGAACCAGGTTTAGAAGCTGTTGCCAAAGTGCTAGCAGCGCGTCAGCAACCTCCGTATGATGTGATTTTAATTCCTGAAGGACCGATGTTTATGGCAAACGCCGAAGGCGTTCTTCAAGAATTTCCGCAAGATGCAAGTCAAAATCATGCCAAAATTCTGCCGCAGTATCACAATCAAGTCTTAGCTCCAATGGTGGGATCGCAAGTTTTGGGAATTGCTTACAATCCAGAACGTATCAAAAATCCACCGCGATCGCTGTTAGATCTTTGGAGTTCGGAGTATCGCGATCGCGTCGGGGTTCCTTCATTAGAAAGCGGGTTGGGAACGACATTTTTTGTCGAACTAGCACGGTTAGAAGGAGGTAGTGAAAATGACGTGGAAGGTGCATTTGCCAAACTAGCACAACTCCGTCCAAATCTTGCTGCGGTTGCACCCAATCCTGGAAGTTTAGCAACACTACTGCAACAGGGTGAAATCGATATTGCGCCGCATTGGTTCGACTATATTAGCGGAATTCGGGGTAAAGGAGCCGTAGTTGAGTGGGTTGCGCCCACCGAAGAACTTGCTTCGTCGAGTTCCTCATTACAAATTGTCAGAAACTCGCAAGCAACTGAACTTGCAGCAGCTTACGTTGATACAGCACTGTCGTTAGAAGTGCAAAGTGCGATGGCACAACCACCTTATAACTTTGTTCCCACGCACCAAGATGCGCCGATTCCTGAAGAACTCGCGCAAAAACTAGGGAAAAGTCCGAGCGATCGCTTGGATGAGGTGGTATTTATTCCAGATTGGCAAGTGATTAATCCCAACCGTTCAGCTTGGATTGAGCGTTTTGATCGAGAGGTAAAAATTTAA
- a CDS encoding ABC transporter permease, translated as MTAKLFAPREWHLALPLAIFLHLFYVAPLAVLLASSFQPAPDAPSFTLAQYWQFFQDSVNRKVLLDTFWLGVQVTLACLLFGYPVAYIYANVPAKWKGILTFLILLPLLTSSVVRTFGWVVILGRQGLINSLLQGIGLTEEPIRLLFTHQGVAIAMTQIQLPLMILPIVASLAQIDPRLAAASASLGGGAWRTFWKITFPLTLPGIISGCLLVFAITVSSFVTPSIIGGGQIMYMPTLIYQQGVVLLNRSFAATISAILLVMVLIVVFGLSNLGQKSRDYIR; from the coding sequence ATGACCGCTAAGTTATTTGCTCCACGAGAATGGCACTTAGCACTACCACTCGCCATTTTCTTGCATTTATTCTATGTAGCGCCCTTAGCTGTTTTGCTGGCATCAAGCTTTCAACCTGCACCTGATGCCCCTAGCTTTACTTTGGCGCAATACTGGCAATTTTTCCAAGACTCCGTAAATCGTAAGGTGTTACTCGATACTTTTTGGTTGGGAGTGCAAGTAACACTTGCTTGCTTGTTATTTGGCTATCCTGTCGCGTACATCTATGCGAATGTACCAGCGAAATGGAAAGGAATTTTGACATTTTTGATTCTGTTACCATTGCTAACAAGCTCTGTGGTGCGGACTTTTGGTTGGGTTGTCATTTTAGGTAGACAAGGACTGATCAATTCGCTTTTACAAGGCATAGGGCTAACAGAAGAACCGATTAGATTACTGTTTACACATCAAGGTGTGGCGATCGCTATGACGCAAATTCAGCTACCTTTGATGATTTTGCCAATTGTGGCATCGTTAGCACAGATCGATCCGCGACTCGCCGCAGCATCAGCAAGTTTAGGTGGTGGTGCTTGGCGGACATTTTGGAAAATTACTTTTCCGCTGACATTACCTGGAATCATTTCGGGTTGCTTGCTGGTTTTTGCAATTACGGTAAGTTCTTTCGTGACTCCCTCAATTATCGGTGGCGGTCAAATTATGTATATGCCCACACTGATTTATCAACAAGGCGTCGTGCTTTTAAACCGTTCATTTGCCGCGACAATCTCTGCAATTTTGCTCGTAATGGTTTTAATAGTTGTCTTTGGACTGAGTAACTTAGGTCAAAAAAGCCGTGATTACATTCGCTAG
- a CDS encoding ABC transporter permease → MSNPTTIRASTRQFDKLDRLSFGWVMWSIAIFSLFVLTLPTLIVLISSFSSAQTLRFPPTGFSLQWYLALFNYPELWSAAVTSFQAALWTTLICIVLGVCASLAMAGSRARWVAAMDALVMSPLALPGIAVGLGILTYFSLLGIRLSLITLVISHVVICIPYLIRTTLASLIQLGTSLREASTVLGASPVYTFFHVTLPLIKQGVITGAFMAFLTSFDNITVSLFLSDARTEVLPIRMWSMIENDLDVRAAAISGILIAITAVLMILMERVSGLSKFLVKS, encoded by the coding sequence GTGTCAAATCCTACTACAATTCGTGCTTCAACGCGTCAGTTTGATAAATTAGACCGCTTATCTTTTGGTTGGGTGATGTGGAGCATTGCTATTTTTAGTCTGTTTGTCCTGACACTGCCAACTTTAATTGTCTTAATTTCCTCGTTCAGTTCAGCACAAACGTTGCGATTTCCCCCAACAGGTTTTTCATTGCAGTGGTATCTAGCGTTGTTCAACTATCCAGAGTTATGGTCAGCTGCGGTAACAAGTTTTCAAGCCGCATTGTGGACAACATTAATTTGTATTGTACTTGGTGTCTGTGCCTCTTTAGCAATGGCAGGCAGTCGCGCCCGCTGGGTAGCAGCAATGGATGCGTTAGTGATGTCACCATTGGCTTTACCAGGTATTGCTGTAGGCTTGGGAATTCTGACTTATTTCAGTTTACTTGGAATCAGACTTTCCTTGATCACACTTGTGATTAGTCACGTTGTCATTTGTATTCCTTACCTGATCCGCACAACACTCGCGAGTTTGATTCAACTCGGAACATCGCTGCGAGAAGCTTCAACTGTACTAGGTGCAAGTCCTGTGTATACCTTCTTTCATGTCACGCTACCACTGATTAAACAGGGTGTGATTACAGGCGCATTTATGGCATTCTTGACTTCGTTTGACAATATTACAGTTTCCTTATTTTTGTCAGATGCTCGCACCGAAGTCTTACCAATTCGGATGTGGTCAATGATCGAAAATGATTTGGATGTTCGCGCCGCAGCAATTTCAGGAATTTTGATTGCGATCACGGCGGTGCTAATGATATTGATGGAACGTGTCTCAGGGTTATCTAAATTCTTGGTTAAGTCTTAA